AACTCTGGGCGCTGGCGTAGGCCGTCGAGCGCCCGGTGCATGGCGAGAAACGAGGCTTTCAGGATGTTGACCCTGTCAATCTCCGGCGCGTCCACCCAAGCCACCGACCACACCACCGATTCCCGCTCAATGACGGAGCGCAGGGCAAGTCGCTGGTATTCCGACAATTGCTTGGAATCGTTGAGCATTGGATGCCCAAAGTCTTTGGGCAACACGACCGCCGCCGCAAACACTGGCCCTGCCAAACAACCGCGCCCCGCCTCGTCGCAGCCTGCTTCCAACAAATCGGGATGATAAAAAGGCAAGAGTGACATATCGGGGTAAAAGTAAGCAGACTTTCAGGTTACTTTTGCCGCAAACGTCGCTCAACCATGCAGCCATCCCAAACCGTCGCCATCCACGACCTGACTTTTGTCCCCTTGCTTTCCGAGCAGCAGATACAAACGCGCGTCGGCGAGCTCGGCGCGGCGCTGTTGGCGCGATATGAGGGCCAAACACCTCTATTCATCAGTATTTTGAGTGGCGCATTCGTGTTTGCCTCCGACTTGATTCGGGCCTACGACGACGACTGCGAGGTAGGTTTCGTCAAGCTTGCCTCCTATCAAGGCACTCAGTCCTCCGGCTCCATTCAGACCGTGATGGGACTTGAGAAGCAACTGACTGGGCGACACGTCGTCGTGGTGGAAGATATAGTGGACACGGGCCGAACGCTTCATTTTTTCCTTGATTTGCTTCGACAGCAAAACCCCGCCTCCATCTGCACGGTGGCATTTTTGAGAAAACCCGAAGCAGCGGAATATCCCGTAGCGGTAGATTTGGTGGGCTTCGACATCGAAAATCAATTCGTGGTAGGCTATGGACTCGACTATGAAGGCTTAGGACGCAACCTGCCGGGCGTGTACCAATTGATGGAATAGTCGCTGACGAATGCCCCAATGAACCAACTGGCAAAAGTCATGGCCACCCTTAACGAAAGTCATTGGTCATGGCATCCCCATGCTGCGACTTTTGTGGCAAACACGTCAATGTGATAATCAGCACATTGCCTCAATATCTCATTTCACTAAACCATCTTCATGAAAAAGATTCTCGTCACTACCGATTTTTCCACACACTCGAAGGCAGGCGTTCGCTTTGCCATCCAACTCGCATCGCAGACAGGGGCCGAACTGATTTTCATCCATTGTTTTCAGGCACTCATCCCCACCACGATTCATCGGGAACGCATTGACAACGCTTTGGTGGAGCAAACACAAAAATTCAGGAGCAAACTGGAAAAGTTCGTTGCGGACATCTACAAATCCATGAAGGTGACACCCGGCGCGCACTCCTTCGTGGCGGTGGAAGAATTGAACCCCACCACCGGGATACTTGACTACGCGCACCAGCATCAGATAGACTATGTGTGCATCAGCACACGAGGCGCTGGCACCTTGCGGAAAATCATCGGCACCAACACAAGCACCATCGTCGTCAAATCGGCGGTGCCCGTATTGGTCGTGCCACACAATTGGCGCAGACAGCCCATCAAAAAGATGCTCTATGCCTCTGACTTGGAGAATCTGGACAAGGAAATGGCCATCGTGACCGCTTTTGCCCAAGCAGCAGGCATCAAGTCGGATTTGGCGCATTTCTACTATCCGAGCGAGATAAAATTGGACCCCGTGGTGTTGGCCGAGATGTGGCAAAAAAAATACCCGCAAGTTGGCAGGGTCTATCTGGAGCGATTCAACGTGGGGGATGGGTTCGCGCACCAGTTGGGCAATCTGATTGACCAAGCGAAACCCTCGCTCGTCGTTTTCTTCACGCACACCAACCAAACTTGGTTCGACAAACTATTCAGCACCAGCCGCTCCGAAGCGTTCACCTTCGCCACCAACGTGCCCATGCTGGTGTATCGCAAAAACTAAAAACACAAGACTATGCTGTGCCCACTTTGCAAAATCCCGCTCCAAGCAGCTGAGCGCCACGGCGTTGAGATAGACTATTGCCTACAATGCAGAGGCGTTTGGCTCGACCGTGGCGAACTGGACAAAATCATCGCCCGCGCCGCGCAACACTACACCCAAAACGCCTACCGAGACAGCGACTTTCCACAATTCGACAGCACCAAAGGGCAACAAGCCTCCCCTCGCTACCCGGATAAAAACAACAAGGGGTATCTGGCCGAAATTTTTGATTTCGACGATTGATGGGCTGCCGCATCAGAATAGGAGCACGCCTCTCACCTCCGAACATTCTTACCATATTTCAGGATGATTGTGTCAGCATTCGACCGTACTTCCCATTGGCACATCACCATTCAGAAAAGGGCGATACCTTCGCCCTCCCAATTTTGGCCTCGCGGCAAAGGCAAGAAGGTAGCCTGTCGGTCTTTCTGAAAAACACCTTTCCATTGCTGCAAGACAGAATAGGGGCGCTCTGCATTGCGCAGAACACCCCCTGAACTATAAACAAACAAAAAATATGCACGGTAACGCCTTTGCCGCTTCGTTTGTTTAACGTTCGTGGAAGTTTTCTTAAACGAAGTTGCGGTTATACTTCGCGTTGTCAAGTTTTCAGCAAGGGCAAAGTTCTGGTTCGTTCAAAATCAGAGACCTCAATCCTGAGCATTCGATAAATCTTGGCGAATCAGGGTATATTTTGCACCTTGCTAAGGATGTACTGATACATGTCCCAACAAAAGACACTCCTCTTAATCTTGCTTCTCATTGCACCGTGTTTGATTCGGGCGCAACAAACAGCCACCGTCTTCGGTCGCCTCACCGATGCCGCCACCGCTCAACCCGTGGAACTCGTCACCGTTTTTGTGAAAGGCGGCAGAACGGCAGTCACCTCCGACGAGCGCGGCAACTTCGCCATTCAAGTGCCTGCCAACGAGCGCGTCACGCTGGGTTTTCGTCGCGTGGCCTACAAGGAAAGCAGCGCCGACATACTGCCCCTTCCGGCAGGTGCGCGTTTTGCGCTGGATGTGCGGCTGGCACCTACCGAGTCGAACCTGGAAGTGGTCATCAGCGAACGAAGGCTCGACGACGGCGGCATGGTGCGAGAAAGAAATCTAGAGGCGCTCAAGCTGCTGCCCAGCACGACGGGCAACTTGGAGAGCGTGCTGCCCCATATCGCACTGGGCACCAACATGGGCACAGGCGGCGAACTGAGCTCTCAATATCAAGTGCGCGGTGGCAACTACGACGAAAACCTTGTCTATGTCAATGACTTTGAGATATATCGCCCACAATTGATTCGCGCCGGCCAACAAGAAGGCTTGACCTTCCCCAACATTGACCTCGTGCGCGACTTGTCCTTCTCCAGTGGTGGGTTTCAGACAAAATACGGCGACAAACTATCGTCCGTGCTGGATGTGAAATACAAGCGTCCCGATAGCCTGCGAGCCAGTGCGAGCGGTAGTTTGTTGGGCGCGTCCGCGCACATAGAGGGCAGTGTCAAATCAAAAAAAGACTCGTATCGCGCGTTTCGCTACCTCGTGGGCACACGCTACAAGACAACTCGCCTCCTGCTCGGCAGCCTCGATGTGGTGGGAGAATATGTGCCCAACTTCACCGATGTGCAGGCCTACCTCACTTACGACCTGAGCCGCGATTGGCAATTGGGGGTCATCGGCAATTACAACCGAGCGCGCTACAACTATGTACCGGAAAGTCTCGTGCGAGCATTTGGCCTCATTGACTACGCCCTGCAAATCCGAACAGCCTTCGAGGGACAGGAAGTGGATGATTTCACGCAAGCCATGGGGGGCATCTCACTCACTTACCTGCCCGACCGCGAGCGCAACCCACTCTACCACAAGTTCATGGCCTCCACTTGGCGAAGTCAGGAAAACGAACGATTCGACATCATCGGCAACTATATTTTGGGCGAACTGGAATCAAACCTCGGCTCCGACAACTTCGGCGAAATCGTCAACATACTCGGCACTGGTACCCAACAGACTTGGATTCGCAACTACCTCACCGCCGATGTGCTCAACGCCGAATATCGGGGGGGCATCGAATTCCAGCGCGATTTGACGGACGAAGGATTGACCCGAAGCCACTTTTTGCAATGGTCGGCCAAATGGCAAAACGAACGCATCAACGACAAAATCAACGAGTGGGAGCGCCTCGACTCGGCGCTTTACTCCCTGCCCTACGACACCAATTTTTTATTCGTCCGCAACGTGCTGAAAACCCGCAACAACTTGCAAAGCGACCGATTCAGCATCTTTTTTCAGGATACTTGGACATGGAGAAAAGACGGCAAGCGCGAATTGCAACTCAGCGGCGGCCTTCGGGGGCAGTATTGGACCTTGAATCGCGATTGGTTCATCACCCCTCGCGCGCAATTTCTCTACAAACCCCTTAACACCAAGCGCGACATATCTTATCGGGTGGCCAGTGGCTTGTACTACCAACCCGCATTTTACCGCGAAATGCGCAGACCCGACGGCACCGTGAACACCAACTTGGCCGCACAGAAATCGGCTCATCTGGTAGCCGGTTTCACCTACGACTTTCTTTGGGGCAAATACCGCCCCGTGAAAATGCGCCTCATCACGGAGGCTTATTACAAGTCGCTGTGGGATTTGGTCTCCTACGACCTCGACAACGTGCGCATCCGATATGCAGGCGAGAACAACTCGACCGGCTATGCCACAGGCATTGACATCAGGCTTAACGGCGAATTCGTGGAAGGTGCAGAGAGCTGGATAAACATCTCGCTACTGCGCACCCGCGAAGCCATCACGGGCGTGCAGCATAAAATCCGCAAACTGGGCGACCGCGAGGGGCGCGACATAAAGGACGTGCCGCGCCCGACCGACCGCTTTTTCACGCTCTCTACCTATTTCCAAGACTATCTTCGGAAAAACAAAAACATCACGATGCAGCTCAATTTCACGGTGGGCACGAGCCTGCCCTTTGGCATCCCCGACAACAACATCGAGTATCGGAACCCATATCGCTTCACCCCCTATCACCGCGTGGACATCGGGTTCGGGTTTCAACTCTGGAAAAAGGAATGGCTCGAACGCCGCCCCCAGCACTTTCTGCGCTTCACCCGCAACACATGGGCAAGCCTCGAAGTCTTCAACCTCATGAAAGTAGCAAACGAGGCTTCCAACACTTGGATAAAAGCCATTACGAACGTGCAATACGCCATCCCCAACTACCTGACGGGACGGCGCATCAACCTGCGAGTGAGGATGGATTTCTGAGGTTTAGAGTAAAAATCTACGCAAGGGCTGCCCTGTCCAAGTTTTTACAAATTACATGAAAAATGGGTTGAGGAGGCTGTCTCCTCAACCCATTTTTACGCATCAACCAACTCAGTCTTTTTCAAAGTGTCGCCAACACGCCCGCTTGCACCGCAAACGTGTTAAGCCGAGCAGGGTTAGGCCCAATGCCCTTGCTGCCGAGCGCCATTCGATAGGCTGGCTCCACAAACGCCGCAAAACGTTGGCCGATGGGATGCTCCACGCGCAAACCCACGTCGGCTGAGGCATAGACATTTTCACGCAAGCCCCCTCCTTCTAACACACCTTTGCCATCCTTGCGCAATTTAGGCGCTTGGGTAGGCGGATTGGGGTCGGACGACGACGAGGGCGCGGGGTAAAAAACGGAGCCGTAATCGAAGTTTTTGGTCACGGCAAAATTCGTGGTGACGCCCCCCACGGCATGTGCAGTTGCCTGACCCAATTTTGCCACGCGGCGTGTCACTTTTACCGGCACAGCAACCACATCAGCCTCCACATTGGTGGCAAAAGAGCCATGAAAACCCTGCACTGTGCTGCCAGCGTAAATCTCAATTTGCTTCTTAGGCTCAAACTGTCGGCGGCTGTACGAGAGGCCCGCCTCCACCCCCCACTGCCCGATGCGGTAGCCGATAGCCATGCCGCCACCGTGACCCGTTGAAGTGTTGGAGTAGTCGCCACTCCTCACCTTGTTGTTTTCAAAATGGGCGAACGTCGCCGCATAAAAACGATGCTGTTTGGGTGCTTTCACCTTGACTTTTGCAAACGCGACTGGGCTGGACTGCGAGTGCCGCACAGAGTGGGTCGGCAACACAGGAAGGCTCATCATATCCTTCATGGATGCCCAATGAGTAGGTAGCGATTCCAACAAATTTTGATGGCGCTGTTCTTCTGATGGCGAGCCAAGCGCACCGGCAATCGTCTCGTCGAAGTGCTGAATCGCCGCCGCATCCAACAGTCGAGAGGCTGCGTGCGCGTTGCTCAACGCATCAACCGTGTGCATCGCGGCTTTGTGTTTGCCACGCGGCATATTCCTGTCTGCTTGCGGACGGTCGGAGGGGGGCAAAGCCCGTTTCTCTGGTTGGCGCTGTGGCCGCGATGCTCCGCTGCCCAAAAAGCCCTCTAAATTGGCCAACAACAACAGGAAAATAGCCGCCTCAAGCAACTTGGCCACCCACACACGCCTGCGGGCCAGCGAAGTTTGTTGCATTCGGTTGGCGAGCATATTCCAGTGCGCAGGCTGATAAGGCGCTTCCAACCGTTCCAACGTTCTGAACACTGCTTTGTCCACTGCATCCACCGCTGCGGGCTGTTCTTCCACAAACGGCGCGTTCAGTCGTTGCTCCAGCATCGCCCAAGTGGAGGCATCGTATGGAGCCTCCAAATTGTCGAGCGTGGTCTTTATTTGCTTATCAAAAAAATTATCGTTCATGGCACAAATGCCTTAATTTCAAAAAGTTAGAATCCATTTCGCCCCGTTTCATTCCTCCCCTTTCTCAAATTCCATACGTCGGGCGGCGAAATACTCTTGAAGTTTCAATCTTGCTTTCACGAGGTTGCTGCGCGAGGTGCTTTCAGTGATTTGCAACGCATCGCCAATTTCCTTGTGCGAGTAGCCCTCCACCACATAGAGGTTGAAAACCGCCCTGTAAGCAGGTGAAAGTTCTTGCACGGCGGCGAGGATTTCCTGTTCCGTGAGATTGCTCAACACATCAGGCGCATCGTCGGAAAGGTAGTGCGCATCGTTGAGGTCTTCGGTGCGGCGGCGAATCGTCTTGCGATAGTAGTCAATGCAAGTGTTCACGATGATGGTGCGAATCCACGCGGGTAGAGAGGTGCCGGGGCGGTATCGTCCGATGTTCTGAAAAACCTTGATGAAACCCTCGTGCAGCAGGTCAAGCGCCTCATCGCGCGACCCTGCATAGCGCAAGCAGATACCCATCATTTTGCCGTAGTGCTCTTCGTACAATTTTTGTTGGGCCCAGCGTTCCTGACGGGCAAGCGCAGCGACGAGGTTATGTTCGGCACGTTCCAAATTAAGGGCGAAATCCATGAGTTGATTTCCGTTGGAAAGTTATTGTGTTTTGTTTGTTCGGCAAAACCGGACACCCGTGTGCAGTAGAAACGAGTGTTCGCGGTCAAACGCTGCCTATTGGCGAGAAAAGGCTCTTCGAGGATGCCTGCGTCGCGCCAACACCTCAAATTTCTCATTCGAGGTGCCATTGATTGACATAAAATTGTTTTAAAAATCGTTTTTAACGTTGTTTATTTTATTTCATAAAAACGATTAAAAACGACAAATTTAAAACTTTTTAAAAACTTCTTGTTTTAAAATTAAAATTCTTGTTTTACATTTGTCCGCCCAATCAGATGGTATGCAAACAAACATTTTTTTCACTTATTCCTCTTTCCGCCATGAGTATCGCTAAAGGTTACTACACCGAACCGGAAGCATATAAACCGCAGCATAAAAGCCGGGCCAACACCACTGCTCAGCGCCGCAGACAAGGCACAAACCTTCCGGGGCGCATAGTGGATGAACCAACCCACAAGCGACAACGGGTCAACAAATGGCGACTCGTCCTGCACAGACTTAGGCGCTTTTGGGTGGCCTTCAAGTTTCAGGCACACCGCTACACTATGGGCGTTTTCGAGCGCAACACCCTTATCAAAATCGGTGTGCTCGCCGTCGGCGCTTACCTGCTTCTGCTCACCGACTTGGGCCAATCGGCCTCAACCCCCGAAACATACATGGACGAACCCGTCATCACCGCGCTCGAGGAGGAAAAAATGCCGCTCGAAGCGCCAGCCATCAAGCCCAAACCCACCAAATCGGCGGCACCTGCCGAGCCTGCCACCAAGCCAAAAAGCAGCGCCGCACCGGTCGGCCACTCGGAGCTATTCGCCAAGCAAGCCAACGACTACATCCAGCGGTATCACAAAATAGCGATTGGTGAGATGCAGAAGTTTGGCATTCCTGCTTCCATCAGCCTCGCGCAGGGGTTGATAGAAAGCCGCGCCGGCACCAGCAAACTAGCCGTGAACAACAACAACCACTTTGGTATCAAGTGCTTCTCTCGCAATTGCAGGAAGGGGCACTGCACCAACTTTACCGACGATTCGCACAAGGATTTTTTCAGAAAATTCAAATCGCCATGGGAAAGTTGGCGAGCACACAGCGAATTGCTGGCATCCGGTCGTTATGCCAGTCTGAAAAGACATGGTAAAGATTACCGGAAATGGGC
This genomic interval from Saprospiraceae bacterium contains the following:
- a CDS encoding RNA polymerase sigma factor — its product is MDFALNLERAEHNLVAALARQERWAQQKLYEEHYGKMMGICLRYAGSRDEALDLLHEGFIKVFQNIGRYRPGTSLPAWIRTIIVNTCIDYYRKTIRRRTEDLNDAHYLSDDAPDVLSNLTEQEILAAVQELSPAYRAVFNLYVVEGYSHKEIGDALQITESTSRSNLVKARLKLQEYFAARRMEFEKGEE
- a CDS encoding zf-TFIIB domain-containing protein, coding for MLCPLCKIPLQAAERHGVEIDYCLQCRGVWLDRGELDKIIARAAQHYTQNAYRDSDFPQFDSTKGQQASPRYPDKNNKGYLAEIFDFDD
- a CDS encoding universal stress protein — its product is MKKILVTTDFSTHSKAGVRFAIQLASQTGAELIFIHCFQALIPTTIHRERIDNALVEQTQKFRSKLEKFVADIYKSMKVTPGAHSFVAVEELNPTTGILDYAHQHQIDYVCISTRGAGTLRKIIGTNTSTIVVKSAVPVLVVPHNWRRQPIKKMLYASDLENLDKEMAIVTAFAQAAGIKSDLAHFYYPSEIKLDPVVLAEMWQKKYPQVGRVYLERFNVGDGFAHQLGNLIDQAKPSLVVFFTHTNQTWFDKLFSTSRSEAFTFATNVPMLVYRKN
- the hpt gene encoding hypoxanthine phosphoribosyltransferase, coding for MQPSQTVAIHDLTFVPLLSEQQIQTRVGELGAALLARYEGQTPLFISILSGAFVFASDLIRAYDDDCEVGFVKLASYQGTQSSGSIQTVMGLEKQLTGRHVVVVEDIVDTGRTLHFFLDLLRQQNPASICTVAFLRKPEAAEYPVAVDLVGFDIENQFVVGYGLDYEGLGRNLPGVYQLME
- a CDS encoding carboxypeptidase-like regulatory domain-containing protein, whose amino-acid sequence is MSQQKTLLLILLLIAPCLIRAQQTATVFGRLTDAATAQPVELVTVFVKGGRTAVTSDERGNFAIQVPANERVTLGFRRVAYKESSADILPLPAGARFALDVRLAPTESNLEVVISERRLDDGGMVRERNLEALKLLPSTTGNLESVLPHIALGTNMGTGGELSSQYQVRGGNYDENLVYVNDFEIYRPQLIRAGQQEGLTFPNIDLVRDLSFSSGGFQTKYGDKLSSVLDVKYKRPDSLRASASGSLLGASAHIEGSVKSKKDSYRAFRYLVGTRYKTTRLLLGSLDVVGEYVPNFTDVQAYLTYDLSRDWQLGVIGNYNRARYNYVPESLVRAFGLIDYALQIRTAFEGQEVDDFTQAMGGISLTYLPDRERNPLYHKFMASTWRSQENERFDIIGNYILGELESNLGSDNFGEIVNILGTGTQQTWIRNYLTADVLNAEYRGGIEFQRDLTDEGLTRSHFLQWSAKWQNERINDKINEWERLDSALYSLPYDTNFLFVRNVLKTRNNLQSDRFSIFFQDTWTWRKDGKRELQLSGGLRGQYWTLNRDWFITPRAQFLYKPLNTKRDISYRVASGLYYQPAFYREMRRPDGTVNTNLAAQKSAHLVAGFTYDFLWGKYRPVKMRLITEAYYKSLWDLVSYDLDNVRIRYAGENNSTGYATGIDIRLNGEFVEGAESWINISLLRTREAITGVQHKIRKLGDREGRDIKDVPRPTDRFFTLSTYFQDYLRKNKNITMQLNFTVGTSLPFGIPDNNIEYRNPYRFTPYHRVDIGFGFQLWKKEWLERRPQHFLRFTRNTWASLEVFNLMKVANEASNTWIKAITNVQYAIPNYLTGRRINLRVRMDF
- a CDS encoding ribonuclease HII — translated: MSLLPFYHPDLLEAGCDEAGRGCLAGPVFAAAVVLPKDFGHPMLNDSKQLSEYQRLALRSVIERESVVWSVAWVDAPEIDRVNILKASFLAMHRALDGLRQRPEFILVDGNRFFQYAAVPHLCVVKGDGKYASIAAASILAKTARDEYMYRLHEECPQYDWRSNKGYPTEAHRAAIRRHGISPYHRRSFQLLPHGEQLELF
- a CDS encoding glucosaminidase domain-containing protein; its protein translation is MSIAKGYYTEPEAYKPQHKSRANTTAQRRRQGTNLPGRIVDEPTHKRQRVNKWRLVLHRLRRFWVAFKFQAHRYTMGVFERNTLIKIGVLAVGAYLLLLTDLGQSASTPETYMDEPVITALEEEKMPLEAPAIKPKPTKSAAPAEPATKPKSSAAPVGHSELFAKQANDYIQRYHKIAIGEMQKFGIPASISLAQGLIESRAGTSKLAVNNNNHFGIKCFSRNCRKGHCTNFTDDSHKDFFRKFKSPWESWRAHSELLASGRYASLKRHGKDYRKWAYGLKSIGYATDRGYAEKIIGIIERYDLHQYDR